Proteins found in one Candidatus Binatia bacterium genomic segment:
- a CDS encoding adenylate/guanylate cyclase domain-containing protein: MSCAQCGHEPPAGSGFCNHCGAKLTVACPGCGVTPPPGSRFCNECGTPLGAPSRQPTPSIARDAPSAAPQSDARKIVTILFADLAGSTALHERLDPESVRSFMESYYAAMRAAIDAHGGTLVKLLGDGVMAAFGVPHVAEDDAIRAVHAGTAMQQAFRQLAREHADIDLRVAINTGEVVVGTDNADVLGDPVNVAARLQQEARAGDVVVGETTRRLVAAHVTLEPLGSFTLRGRAEQVKAYRLVSLERPSRVATAAFVGRSMEMGRITAIFDAAVAQPAARLAVLLGSPGLGKSRLIAEITSSLGDNATAVFAQCDAAGGKTFAPIAGALRELLGAGLVESGDATDSAGTLRSAVEAAIPTSDAERLRIASGIAALLVGSPASPEETFFVIRRFLTGLAQNRPVVLVIDDLHWAEPLLLDLVEHLVQWGSGVPLLVLIGARPELRDLRSSLVTRGGIVSDVITLVGLDAGAAMQLAASVIGASDLPATVVAKVLSTTEGNPLFVGELVRMLVDEGALERQGDRWIIGANLAALEMPPTIHALLAARIERLRPEERTVLEHASVVGRHFSRSAVCALLGLSGSELDARLETLRRTELIEPDTGWFLGEPVLRFHHVLIRDAAYRRLLKGKRAELHAQLAEWIEAKVRDAPEHDETVGHHLEQAHRLLSELGQQDQKTRMLGERAANRLAAAGRRALGGDDVPLAANLLGRAIARLDAGDTARAELALDWCEALLSAGDVAQAKTAIAELSRFTTPRAADLTTADETTAIRRLSAWHVCFTGQLTVLTSPQGLQDVAGSVSAASKELASLGDSAGEAKAHFVHALALARLGKVGSCEGALDRALAAARGAGDRRRANTVLAIAPIAALWGPSPVTRASGRCLDVVRVLRITQGAPAVEAVALSCQGVLEALRGRTEAARRMITSAHKMVEELGITQRVLEADVSAGLVELLEGDAPAAERNLRGAYEGLRDLGLGIGAAQASALLARALLAQNRDAEAEALSYESELLAGDDLKAAIAWRGVRAEALARRGEHDAAVELATAAVELASATDALLDHADARLALAAALRAAGRDAEADAEERRARELWDAKGATLLAERAPRPAVSAGPTIATAAAQPPTAVANTARSGRRFTRNFAVQNRDRIASAIAAADVQALDTVYRSDVEVIDHLHARSYGYDGVRELMRLRIVESETATLPYEPLATLGESLLVCRVRSTSTGSTVGTATIGATDVPYIEVINADEAGRARRIYIFGEDKLGEAIVCLYERYAELQPDGPARNRAAQVARSVAAYDGPFNPDRLASELSPGFRFIDHRPLATWSARDPNEFVKHWRLQRDLAPDVAQRFEDVLACTLDALLVRVTAFGTGRDSGGAFENRTCCVLTFAPDGRSIGGELFEAECEAEARARFDEITTGWPPRAVRRRVRPNAATVATDRISAVVERRDASGLDHLVHDSFVEIDHPTGSTYGKAEATASIVRLLRSDDVSYNVEPLAILGPLMLGRRRIHASGAHGQRFDVGEYENHTILVAEVDENGIVVRHEVFAPDRLGQAITRLYELYAEREPEGPERSRALGIARSAIFGGPIDLDHMEASLAPSSTNVDHRVFSTWSAQNREEFMQHWRQQAVLTTGFSARTDDVLALEPDTALIRSTYFGTSRQSGGAFENPLCLLFEFGADGIISSCNTFEAEQEVEALAHFDEMIRSKGARLAELRATSAPTEHPFANVASRAIRTPSEASSAGEWTAALRKGNAASEMMERWRATFDVAFATGDWSAMRALCAPAMVFDDRRRLALISGDSELLIASARERVAIGARPEMRIVGAAGERVILQNLLWSGGPPDGRFEIEYLSVQEADEAGRLTAIVLFDNDVWRDAQREAWKRWAAIDPSVESITTALGRLIDAWNAKDRDLLHDAHAANLVVEDHRHDGIGHLEGSQAYLAAVTALWSLAPDLQFAAGSFWLATAANGGVFHTRRIGMVPGDGGAYQSDYLVLMLVDSGRISHFEFFETVDADAALARFDELRTDPGSARIASPSALARN; encoded by the coding sequence CGCGACGCACCGTCGGCGGCGCCACAGTCGGACGCGCGCAAAATCGTCACGATTCTCTTCGCCGATCTCGCGGGTTCGACCGCGCTGCACGAGCGCCTCGATCCGGAGTCGGTGCGCTCGTTCATGGAAAGCTACTATGCCGCCATGCGCGCGGCCATCGATGCGCACGGTGGCACGCTCGTCAAGCTTCTCGGTGACGGCGTGATGGCAGCGTTCGGTGTACCGCACGTCGCCGAAGACGATGCGATTCGCGCGGTACACGCAGGCACTGCAATGCAGCAGGCGTTCCGGCAACTCGCGCGCGAGCACGCCGACATCGACCTCCGCGTCGCGATCAATACCGGCGAGGTCGTCGTCGGCACCGACAATGCAGACGTGCTCGGCGATCCGGTCAACGTTGCGGCGCGCCTCCAGCAGGAAGCGCGGGCCGGCGACGTCGTGGTCGGTGAAACGACGCGCCGCCTGGTTGCCGCGCATGTGACCCTGGAGCCGCTCGGCAGCTTCACACTCAGGGGTCGGGCCGAACAGGTCAAGGCCTACCGCCTGGTATCGCTCGAACGGCCGAGCCGCGTCGCAACCGCCGCGTTCGTCGGACGCAGCATGGAAATGGGGAGGATCACTGCGATCTTCGATGCGGCGGTCGCCCAGCCCGCCGCGCGGCTTGCCGTGCTGCTGGGCTCGCCGGGGCTCGGGAAGTCGCGCCTGATCGCCGAGATCACGAGCTCACTTGGCGACAATGCGACCGCCGTCTTCGCGCAGTGCGATGCCGCCGGCGGGAAGACATTCGCTCCGATCGCCGGTGCACTTCGCGAGCTTCTCGGCGCGGGCCTCGTCGAGTCGGGTGACGCCACGGACAGCGCCGGCACGCTGCGCAGCGCCGTCGAGGCCGCAATCCCGACGAGCGATGCCGAACGGCTGCGAATAGCCTCCGGGATCGCGGCGCTGCTGGTCGGATCTCCGGCGTCGCCGGAAGAAACGTTCTTCGTCATCCGGCGCTTCCTGACCGGGCTCGCTCAGAACAGGCCCGTCGTCCTCGTGATCGACGACCTGCACTGGGCCGAGCCGCTGCTTCTCGATCTCGTCGAGCACCTCGTGCAGTGGGGCAGCGGCGTGCCGTTGCTCGTGCTCATCGGCGCACGGCCGGAGCTGCGCGACCTGCGGTCGTCGCTGGTCACACGCGGCGGGATCGTCTCCGACGTCATTACGCTCGTCGGTCTCGATGCGGGTGCGGCGATGCAGCTTGCGGCCAGCGTCATCGGCGCCAGTGACCTGCCGGCGACCGTGGTTGCCAAAGTGCTCTCCACAACGGAGGGCAATCCGCTGTTTGTCGGCGAGCTCGTACGCATGCTCGTGGACGAGGGTGCGCTCGAGCGCCAGGGCGACCGCTGGATCATCGGCGCAAACCTCGCGGCGCTGGAGATGCCGCCGACCATCCATGCGCTTCTCGCTGCGCGTATCGAACGCCTGCGTCCCGAAGAGCGCACGGTTCTCGAGCACGCGTCCGTGGTCGGCCGGCACTTCTCGCGAAGCGCAGTCTGCGCGCTTCTCGGCCTGAGTGGGAGTGAGCTCGACGCACGCCTGGAGACGCTGCGCCGCACCGAGCTGATCGAGCCCGACACGGGATGGTTCCTCGGCGAGCCGGTGCTGCGCTTCCATCATGTGTTGATCCGCGATGCGGCTTATCGGCGCCTGCTCAAGGGCAAGCGCGCGGAGCTGCACGCGCAGCTTGCCGAGTGGATCGAAGCAAAGGTGCGCGATGCGCCCGAGCACGACGAAACCGTCGGCCACCATCTCGAACAGGCGCACCGGCTTCTGTCCGAGCTCGGCCAGCAGGATCAGAAGACCAGAATGCTCGGCGAGCGGGCCGCGAACCGCCTCGCGGCCGCGGGTCGGCGAGCGCTTGGCGGCGACGACGTACCGCTGGCGGCGAACCTGCTTGGAAGAGCCATTGCACGTCTCGACGCGGGCGACACGGCGCGCGCCGAGCTCGCGCTCGACTGGTGCGAAGCACTGCTCAGCGCCGGAGACGTCGCCCAGGCAAAGACTGCCATCGCAGAGTTGAGCCGATTTACCACGCCGCGCGCCGCGGATCTGACGACCGCCGACGAAACGACTGCGATCAGGCGACTTTCCGCCTGGCATGTCTGCTTCACCGGGCAGCTGACGGTGCTGACCTCACCGCAAGGACTGCAGGACGTCGCGGGCTCCGTCTCCGCCGCCTCGAAGGAGCTCGCCTCGCTCGGCGATTCGGCCGGTGAGGCCAAAGCACACTTCGTTCACGCACTCGCACTCGCACGACTCGGCAAAGTCGGGAGCTGCGAGGGCGCGCTCGATCGTGCTCTGGCGGCCGCGCGCGGAGCCGGCGACAGGCGCCGCGCGAACACCGTCCTCGCAATCGCTCCGATCGCCGCGCTCTGGGGACCGAGCCCGGTCACGCGCGCGAGCGGCCGCTGTCTCGACGTCGTGCGCGTTCTGCGCATCACGCAGGGCGCACCGGCCGTGGAAGCGGTCGCGCTGTCGTGCCAGGGCGTGCTCGAGGCGCTGCGCGGCCGGACCGAGGCCGCACGCCGCATGATCACGTCGGCCCATAAAATGGTCGAAGAGCTCGGTATCACGCAGCGCGTGCTCGAAGCCGACGTGTCCGCCGGCCTCGTCGAGCTTCTCGAAGGCGATGCGCCGGCCGCCGAGCGCAACCTTCGCGGCGCCTACGAAGGGCTGCGCGATCTTGGCCTCGGAATCGGCGCGGCACAGGCATCGGCGCTGCTCGCACGGGCGCTGCTGGCGCAGAATCGAGACGCGGAAGCCGAAGCACTCTCTTATGAGAGCGAGCTGCTGGCGGGCGACGACCTGAAGGCTGCGATCGCATGGCGCGGCGTGCGCGCCGAGGCGCTCGCGCGACGGGGCGAACATGACGCGGCAGTGGAGCTCGCAACCGCGGCAGTCGAGCTCGCTTCGGCAACGGATGCGCTACTCGATCACGCCGACGCACGCCTTGCGCTTGCGGCAGCACTTCGCGCTGCAGGTCGCGATGCCGAAGCAGACGCCGAGGAGCGGCGCGCCAGGGAACTCTGGGATGCCAAGGGTGCGACGCTGCTCGCCGAGCGTGCGCCGCGCCCGGCTGTTTCGGCCGGTCCCACTATTGCAACCGCGGCCGCGCAGCCGCCCACGGCCGTGGCGAATACCGCCCGGTCGGGCCGCCGATTCACCCGCAACTTTGCCGTTCAGAACCGCGACCGTATCGCATCGGCAATTGCCGCTGCCGACGTGCAGGCGCTCGACACCGTGTACCGCTCCGATGTCGAGGTCATCGACCATCTGCACGCACGCAGTTATGGCTACGACGGCGTGCGTGAACTGATGCGGCTGCGGATAGTAGAATCCGAGACCGCCACGTTGCCGTACGAACCGCTGGCGACGCTCGGAGAGTCGCTTCTCGTCTGCCGAGTTCGTAGCACGTCCACCGGCTCGACTGTCGGCACCGCAACAATCGGTGCGACAGACGTGCCATACATCGAGGTCATCAACGCCGACGAAGCGGGTCGGGCGAGACGGATCTACATTTTCGGAGAAGACAAGCTCGGCGAAGCGATCGTGTGTCTGTATGAGCGCTACGCCGAGCTGCAGCCCGACGGACCTGCACGTAATCGCGCGGCGCAGGTCGCGCGGTCCGTCGCCGCTTACGACGGACCTTTCAACCCCGATCGCCTCGCCAGCGAATTGTCTCCAGGCTTCCGCTTCATCGATCACCGGCCTCTTGCGACGTGGTCCGCGCGAGACCCGAATGAGTTCGTGAAGCACTGGCGGCTTCAGCGTGACCTTGCGCCGGACGTTGCGCAGCGCTTCGAAGACGTTCTCGCCTGCACACTCGATGCGCTGCTCGTCCGCGTGACCGCCTTCGGTACCGGTCGCGACAGCGGCGGGGCTTTCGAAAACCGCACCTGCTGCGTCCTCACATTCGCACCCGACGGCCGCAGCATTGGCGGCGAGCTGTTCGAAGCGGAGTGCGAGGCCGAGGCGCGGGCTCGCTTCGACGAGATCACGACGGGCTGGCCGCCGCGCGCCGTACGGCGTCGCGTGCGGCCAAACGCTGCTACTGTTGCGACTGACCGGATCTCAGCCGTTGTCGAACGGAGGGACGCTTCGGGTCTCGACCATCTCGTCCACGATTCGTTCGTGGAGATCGATCATCCGACCGGATCGACCTACGGAAAGGCGGAGGCCACCGCGTCGATCGTTCGATTGCTGCGCTCCGACGACGTGAGCTACAACGTCGAACCGCTCGCGATACTCGGTCCGCTCATGCTTGGCCGCCGCCGCATTCATGCGAGTGGTGCTCACGGACAGCGCTTCGACGTGGGGGAATACGAGAACCACACAATCCTGGTGGCCGAGGTCGATGAGAACGGGATCGTCGTGCGGCACGAGGTGTTTGCTCCCGATCGTCTCGGCCAGGCGATCACCCGGCTGTATGAGTTGTATGCGGAGCGCGAGCCTGAGGGACCCGAGCGCTCGCGTGCACTCGGGATCGCCCGCAGTGCCATCTTTGGCGGACCAATCGACCTGGACCACATGGAGGCAAGTTTAGCCCCGTCAAGTACGAACGTAGACCATCGCGTGTTCAGCACGTGGAGCGCGCAAAACCGCGAAGAGTTCATGCAGCACTGGCGTCAGCAGGCGGTGCTCACTACCGGGTTCAGCGCCCGGACCGACGACGTGCTCGCGCTGGAGCCCGACACGGCGCTCATCCGTTCGACCTACTTCGGCACTTCCCGACAGAGCGGCGGCGCATTCGAGAACCCACTTTGCCTGCTTTTCGAATTCGGAGCCGACGGCATCATTTCGAGCTGCAATACGTTCGAGGCGGAACAGGAGGTCGAAGCGCTTGCTCATTTCGACGAGATGATACGGTCCAAGGGCGCGCGCCTCGCAGAGCTGCGCGCGACCAGCGCCCCGACGGAGCACCCGTTCGCGAATGTGGCGTCGCGGGCTATTCGCACACCGAGCGAAGCCTCGTCTGCGGGCGAGTGGACCGCAGCGTTACGGAAGGGCAATGCGGCCTCCGAAATGATGGAGCGGTGGCGAGCAACCTTCGACGTCGCATTCGCGACCGGCGACTGGAGCGCGATGCGCGCGCTTTGCGCTCCCGCCATGGTGTTCGACGATCGACGGCGCCTCGCGCTCATCTCGGGCGACAGCGAGCTGCTGATCGCGTCGGCGCGCGAACGTGTTGCCATCGGTGCGCGCCCGGAAATGCGCATCGTCGGCGCCGCCGGTGAGCGCGTCATTCTACAGAACCTGCTGTGGTCCGGCGGTCCGCCGGACGGTCGCTTCGAGATCGAATATCTCTCGGTGCAAGAGGCCGATGAGGCAGGACGCCTGACGGCAATTGTCCTGTTCGATAACGACGTCTGGCGCGACGCTCAGCGTGAGGCCTGGAAGCGCTGGGCGGCGATCGATCCGTCGGTGGAGTCGATCACGACGGCGCTCGGCCGGCTGATTGATGCGTGGAACGCCAAGGATCGCGACCTGCTGCATGACGCGCACGCGGCAAACCTCGTTGTCGAGGACCACCGACACGATGGCATCGGACACCTCGAAGGCTCCCAGGCGTACCTCGCGGCCGTGACTGCGCTCTGGAGCCTCGCGCCGGATTTGCAGTTTGCGGCGGGCAGCTTCTGGCTCGCCACTGCCGCGAACGGAGGTGTATTCCATACGCGCCGCATTGGAATGGTCCCTGGAGATGGCGGCGCGTACCAGAGCGACTATCTCGTGCTCATGCTCGTGGACAGCGGACGCATCAGTCACTTCGAGTTCTTCGAGACCGTCGACGCGGATGCGGCGCTTGCACGCTTCGACGAGTTGCGGACCGATCCGGGGAGCGCTCGCATCGCGAGCCCTTCGGCCCTGGCTCGCAATTAG
- a CDS encoding sialate O-acetylesterase, which yields MHRLRFAVVVFAALAAFPAHAAISFKAESGNRPEIFGSGMVLQRGKTVPIWGKAIPSVPVRAEFIDRSMAPGLQILQSRSTTSNASGRWVVRFDDLPVGGPYEIAFYEDAATSPSVVLSDVLVGDVWLLSGQSNMVIRGPKGDDAALYPGIRAMTILRWGQRPSGAAFYFGAELTDHLSIPIGLVNRAQSDTALGHWLPPETAGDSDSVVQSLFTGCGGEIINRCLYYEQNIRPLERPVEPGEPREAMALRGVVWWQGEKGIDRMTPGDYAHLFPAMMRAWRSNFGQPDLPFVYHELPSGTGLRWTDLAARELPLTNPLTDWQAQQHAMFFRTLAVPRTSVMTSIDLKSGTHPQQFDLYGRRLGDAALGTTYAVRGEIGAFPYSGPIYESAALEAVPGGPSQVRIRFRENTADGLKIGPATASAAAPLHGFAVCCNTAGGFVFADAHIENDNEVVVSHPDVATPTVVNYAIGHNPTWANLFNGNDFGAAPFSTALAPFVDQDPDADGFWEPGAYTEGP from the coding sequence GTGCATCGTCTCCGCTTCGCGGTTGTGGTGTTCGCCGCGCTCGCCGCGTTTCCGGCGCACGCCGCGATCAGCTTCAAGGCTGAATCCGGCAACCGTCCGGAGATCTTCGGCAGCGGAATGGTCCTGCAGCGAGGCAAGACGGTTCCGATCTGGGGCAAGGCGATCCCCTCCGTTCCGGTGCGCGCCGAGTTCATCGACCGTTCGATGGCGCCAGGGCTCCAGATCCTCCAGTCGCGCAGCACGACTTCGAACGCCTCCGGCCGCTGGGTGGTACGCTTCGACGATCTCCCCGTTGGAGGTCCGTACGAAATCGCCTTTTACGAGGATGCTGCCACGTCGCCGTCCGTCGTGCTTTCTGACGTCCTGGTCGGCGACGTGTGGCTGCTCAGCGGCCAGTCGAACATGGTGATTCGCGGACCGAAGGGCGACGATGCGGCGCTGTACCCGGGGATTCGTGCGATGACGATCCTGCGCTGGGGACAGCGACCGTCGGGCGCAGCGTTCTATTTTGGTGCCGAGCTCACGGACCATCTCAGCATCCCGATCGGCCTCGTCAACCGCGCGCAATCCGATACGGCGCTCGGCCACTGGCTGCCTCCCGAGACTGCGGGCGACAGCGATTCCGTCGTGCAGTCGCTGTTCACGGGCTGCGGCGGCGAAATCATCAATCGCTGTCTCTACTACGAGCAGAACATTCGTCCGCTCGAACGGCCGGTGGAACCCGGAGAGCCGCGCGAGGCAATGGCGCTTCGTGGAGTGGTGTGGTGGCAGGGCGAAAAAGGGATCGACCGGATGACTCCCGGCGACTATGCGCACCTGTTTCCGGCGATGATGCGCGCGTGGCGCTCCAATTTCGGCCAGCCCGACTTGCCGTTCGTCTATCACGAGCTGCCGTCGGGGACGGGCCTTCGCTGGACCGATTTGGCGGCAAGAGAACTTCCGCTGACCAACCCGCTCACCGACTGGCAGGCGCAGCAGCACGCGATGTTCTTCCGAACGCTTGCGGTCCCGCGCACGTCGGTGATGACGTCGATCGATCTCAAGTCCGGCACGCATCCGCAACAGTTTGACCTGTACGGACGCCGGCTCGGCGACGCGGCGCTCGGAACGACGTACGCAGTTCGAGGCGAGATCGGCGCATTCCCGTATTCCGGGCCGATCTACGAATCGGCGGCCCTCGAAGCCGTGCCGGGAGGGCCGAGCCAGGTGAGGATCCGGTTTCGCGAGAATACTGCAGACGGCTTGAAAATCGGGCCCGCCACGGCGAGTGCCGCGGCGCCGCTCCACGGCTTCGCGGTCTGCTGCAATACTGCCGGCGGCTTCGTGTTTGCCGATGCGCACATCGAAAACGACAACGAAGTCGTCGTCTCGCATCCGGACGTCGCGACACCGACTGTCGTCAACTACGCGATCGGCCACAATCCGACGTGGGCCAACCTCTTCAACGGGAACGATTTCGGCGCGGCGCCGTTCTCGACGGCGCTCGCACCATTTGTGGATCAGGATCCGGACGCCGACGGATTCTGGGAGCCGGGGGCATACACGGAGGGGCCGTGA